A single window of Synechococcus sp. CBW1004 DNA harbors:
- a CDS encoding cupin domain-containing protein, giving the protein MTCARIVTPSQRPAPNRIAGFDIQALISGDEAQAFEAFYTSGSNGTGPAPHCHPWDETFFVIKGPVVFGVGDQEQPIEAGTLLHVPGGERHWYRFEVEGEFLSFTSGKQAAAMYRDLATLRADAPKSEYRAVAIRHGQQARPT; this is encoded by the coding sequence ATGACCTGCGCACGCATCGTTACGCCCTCGCAACGGCCAGCGCCGAACCGGATTGCAGGATTTGACATCCAGGCCCTGATTTCGGGAGACGAGGCCCAAGCGTTCGAGGCCTTCTACACCAGCGGCAGCAATGGCACCGGACCGGCACCCCACTGCCATCCCTGGGATGAAACGTTCTTCGTCATCAAGGGGCCGGTGGTGTTCGGCGTTGGGGATCAGGAGCAGCCGATCGAAGCGGGCACGCTTCTGCATGTGCCGGGGGGCGAGCGGCACTGGTACCGCTTCGAGGTAGAAGGAGAATTCCTTTCGTTCACTTCTGGCAAGCAGGCTGCGGCCATGTACCGGGACCTGGCGACCTTGCGAGCCGATGCCCCCAAGTCGGAGTATCGGGCCGTGGCCATTCGCCACGGCCAGCAGGCAAGGCCCACCTGA
- a CDS encoding Gfo/Idh/MocA family protein: MAPLDGCRSLRLPVIDASAPLRVGLLGVGRFGQLHAAVLAALPEVQLAAIADTNVERRCEVADRHRVPRRYSAAEELLADPDLDAFVIVTPDEQHSSQGLQAVATGRPVFIEKPLAASWQEAEQLRQAATASGSLLQTGLILRYELQHALLQEQLATGGFGELVSLRAKRNCSAAWFEGVADRAHTVFETLIHDIDLLLWFSGSQASRVMAMERRFGSHLSPEGCFALIQFASGCVGIVETSWFVPAQAPANVITETWQGTIDAELAVVGTRRTAQLRLLDGPLQIWGEQRQHCPDGLLWPQRQGRVLGALREELRDFVTAARSGIPSATASLSQAIEGLRIAEAIVESVRTGQTVTLMPR, translated from the coding sequence ATGGCGCCGCTGGATGGCTGCCGATCTCTGCGGCTTCCTGTGATCGACGCTTCTGCGCCCTTGCGGGTCGGACTGCTCGGTGTCGGCCGCTTCGGCCAGCTCCACGCGGCGGTGTTGGCTGCTCTCCCAGAGGTGCAACTGGCGGCCATCGCCGATACCAACGTCGAACGGCGGTGCGAAGTGGCCGATCGGCATCGGGTGCCCAGGCGCTACAGCGCAGCCGAAGAGCTCCTCGCTGATCCGGATCTGGATGCCTTCGTGATCGTCACCCCCGATGAACAGCACAGCAGCCAGGGCCTTCAGGCCGTGGCCACTGGCCGGCCGGTGTTCATCGAAAAACCCCTGGCGGCCTCCTGGCAGGAGGCCGAGCAGCTGCGGCAGGCAGCGACTGCTTCCGGCAGCCTGCTGCAGACCGGCCTGATCCTGCGCTACGAGCTGCAGCATGCCCTGCTGCAGGAGCAGCTGGCGACGGGGGGCTTCGGTGAGCTGGTGTCGCTGCGGGCGAAGCGCAACTGCAGCGCCGCCTGGTTTGAGGGTGTGGCCGATCGGGCCCACACCGTGTTTGAAACCTTGATCCACGACATCGACCTGCTGCTCTGGTTCAGCGGCAGCCAGGCCAGCCGCGTGATGGCGATGGAGCGGCGCTTCGGGAGCCACCTTTCCCCTGAGGGCTGCTTCGCGCTGATCCAGTTCGCCAGCGGCTGCGTGGGGATTGTGGAAACCAGCTGGTTCGTGCCTGCCCAGGCCCCGGCCAACGTGATCACGGAGACGTGGCAGGGCACGATCGATGCCGAGCTGGCCGTGGTGGGAACGCGCCGCACCGCTCAGCTGCGCCTGCTGGATGGTCCCCTGCAGATCTGGGGCGAGCAGCGGCAGCACTGCCCCGACGGGCTGCTCTGGCCCCAGCGGCAGGGCCGGGTGCTGGGCGCCCTGCGGGAGGAACTGCGCGATTTCGTGACCGCAGCCCGCTCGGGCATCCCCTCGGCCACCGCTTCCCTGAGCCAGGCAATCGAGGGTCTGCGCATCGCCGAGGCGATCGTGGAGTCGGTACGCACCGGCCAGACGGTCACCCTGATGCCGCGCTGA
- a CDS encoding ISAs1 family transposase, translating into MLLTVKSNQKTLYRQIGCQFEGKRKIPFTATDQEEKHGRDTTWELQAKEAPEHIKANWPGSAWIVEVITGTQTRKGKRSVRRHLFLTSIRTTPEALLRLIRQRWSIENEWHWARDAQLGEDAHRYANRIGAPVFAFLRTIVMNLLRRGGYRSIRQGLRELAYDIKGMLALGGVAGRAGST; encoded by the coding sequence GTGCTCCTGACCGTCAAGTCCAACCAGAAGACCCTCTACCGCCAGATCGGCTGCCAGTTCGAGGGAAAGCGCAAGATCCCTTTCACGGCAACGGATCAGGAGGAGAAGCACGGCCGCGATACCACCTGGGAGCTCCAAGCCAAAGAGGCACCGGAGCACATCAAGGCCAACTGGCCGGGCAGTGCCTGGATCGTGGAGGTGATCACAGGCACCCAGACCCGCAAGGGCAAGCGCAGCGTGCGGCGACACCTATTCCTCACCAGCATCCGCACCACCCCAGAAGCCTTGCTGCGCCTTATCCGGCAGCGCTGGAGCATTGAGAACGAATGGCACTGGGCTCGCGACGCCCAACTGGGTGAGGACGCCCATCGCTACGCCAACCGGATCGGGGCCCCGGTGTTCGCCTTCCTGCGCACCATCGTGATGAACCTGCTGCGGCGCGGCGGCTACCGCTCGATCCGCCAAGGCCTGCGGGAGCTGGCCTACGACATCAAGGGAATGCTAGCGCTCGGAGGCGTGGCCGGCCGAGCGGGCTCGACCTGA